Sequence from the Halobaculum rubrum genome:
CGACCGGTGCCGAACCGCGACGGTCGCGCCCTCGTAGCCGACGACGCGGTCACGGGGCAGTCGCTCGCGCAGCGCGTCGTCGTCGTTGTTGCCGGTGACGCCGTACACAGTCGACGCCTCGCGCCGGAGGTCGTCGAGCACCGCCTCGCGGTAGAAGTCGCCGGCGTGGATCACGGCGTCGGCCTCCCGGACCGCGTCGAGGGTCCGTCCCCGGAGGCGGTGGCCGTCGGTGGCGTGCGTGTCGGAGAGGATCACGAGCATACAGACGGGTCGGGGCGACCGGTACTAACGGTTCGGGAGCCCGCCGTACTCCCTGGGGTTGATTACGGTCGGCGGAGACGTGCCGACAATGGCTGGAGGAAGCAGATCGGTCGTCATCGCCGCGCTGATCGCCAACGGCGCCATCGCGGTGCTGAAGTTCTTCGGCTTCCTGCTCACCGGGTCGCCGTCGATGCTCTCGGAGACGTACCACTCGATCTCCGACACGGGGAACCAGGTGTTCCTCCTCATCGGCATCCGCTCCTCGAGCAGGAAGGCGAGCCGGGCGCACCCGTTCGGCTACGGCAAGGCGCAGTTCTTCTACGCGTTTCTCGTCTCCGTGCTCCTCTTTGGCATCGCCGGCTGGGAGTCGCTGAAACACGGATACGAGGCGATCATGCACCCCGCCCACGGCGGCGAGCGGGCGGACGTGATCCTCGCCGGGGTCAACTTCACCGAGCTGATTCCGGTCGACCCGTTCTGGATCAACGTCGCCGTCCTCCTCGGTGCAATCCTGTTCGAGGTCTACGCGTTCGAGAAAGCGCGGGCGGAGTTGAACAGACAGATCGACGCATACGGCTGGTCCGGGCTCCGCGAGGCGTTCTCGAAGACCAGCGACGTGACAACGCTCACCGCGTTCACCGAGGACGCCATCGCGCTCGCCGGCGCCGTCATCGCGCTCGTCGGAATCTCGCTCGCGCGGTTCCTGGAGATGCCGGTCTTCGACGCGATCGCCTCGGTCCTCATCGGCGCGCTCCTGATGTTCTTCGCGGTCGCGCTGGCGTGGGAGAACAAGCGGCTCATCCTCGGGGAGTCGCTGCCGGCGGACGTGGAGGCCGAGCTCCGGGAGGCGATCTCGGAGCACGACGGCGTCGTCCACATCGACGGGTTCCGGACGGTGTTCGTCGGCCCGGGCGAGGTGCTCGTCACCGCCGACGTGAGCTTCGACGGCGACGCGGCCGCCCGCGGCGTCGACGAGGACATCACACAGATCGAGGCGACGCTCCGCGATATCGACGACCGCGTCCGGATCATCTACATCGAGCCGGAGGTGTGAGGTCGCCGCCCGCGAGCGAACGCGAATACGACACGAACACGAAACCCCCGCTTCCCCGTCTACTGCCTACTCGTTCGCCAGCGCCAACGACGCCAACAGCGCCTCTAACTGCACCTGCTCGTTGGCGCCCTCGGTGATGCGGAAGTCGGTCTCCCCGATGTGTTCCATCAACCGCACCGCCTCCCGGTCCGAGAGGCCGAACTCCCACACCGACCGGTGGAGCTGGTCGATGATGTCGCCGCCGGCCATCCCGGTCTCGGTGAGCAGCGTGTCCAGCGTCGCCCGCGACTTCGAGAAGTCGCCCGCGAGCGCGTCCTCGACCATCGCCTCGATCTCCTCCGGACGGGCGGTCGCGGTGATCTCGTAGACGGCCTGCTCGTCGACGATCTCCCCCGTGGTCGCGGCCGCCTGCAGGGAGTTGATCGCGCGACGCATATCGCCGTTGGCGGCGTACACCAGCGCGTCGAGCCCGGCGTCGGTGATCTCGATGTCCTGGTCGGCGGCGATGTCGCGAACCTGCGCCTCGACGGCCTCGTCGGAGAGCGGCGAGAAGCGGAACACCGCACACCGCGACTGGATCGGATCGATGATCTTCGAGGAGTAGTTACACGAGAGGATGAACCGCGTGTTGTCGGAGAACTGCTCCATCGTGCGCCGCAACGCTGACTGGGCGTCGTCAGTGAGCGAGTCGGCCTCGTCGAGGAAGATGATCCGGTAGTCGTGGCCGCCGAACGACGAGCGCGCGAAGTTCTTGATTCTGTCCCTGACCACGTCGATGCCGCGCTGGTCGGAGGCGTTGAGTTCGAGGAAGTTCGTCCGCCAGTCGTCGCCGTAGATCGTCTTGGCGATGGCGACGGCTGAAGTAGTTTTCCCGACGCCGGCCGGGCCTGCAAATAAGAGGTGCGGCAGGTCGTCCTGCTCGATGTAGCTTCGGAGCCGGGAGACGATCTGCTCGTGTCCGTACACGTCCTCCAGCGTCTGCGGGCGGTACTTCTCGATCCAGACCTCCCGCCCGGGGGAGGACTCGGCCTCGCCGTCGTCGGCCTCGCTCATGGACGGTCGTCGGCGGCCCGGGGGGATAAACGCCCCGAGATATCGGCCCGGCGGTCCCCGACCGGGGGCTCGCGGCCGACGGTCCGACCGACGCGACGGCAACGCTGAAAGCCGCGCGGCGGCGACTGCGAGCATGGACGTGACCTGCGAGGTCGTCGGCGAGGGCACCGAGACCCTCTCGCTCGCCGACGACGCGACCTACGCCGACGTGTGCCGGGCGGCCGACTACTCCCCCCACGAGGTGACGGTGCTCGTGGACGGGAACCCGGTTCCGGAGGACGCCCCCGTCGAGTCGAGCGAGGTCAAGGTGCTCAGGCTGATCAAGGGCGGATGACCGGCGGCGACGGCGGCGGCGACGAGCCGAACCGAGATGCGGACGCCGGCACCACCCCCGACGCCGACACCGTCCCCGATACCGACGTGTCGATCCGGGCCGCCCGCGACGACGAGACGGGCGCCATCAGGCATCTCCTCGACGCGGCGATGTTGACCGTTCCGGCGAACCTCCCCGAGCGCGTCGCCGGCGGCGACGCACTGGTCGCAGTGCCGGGGGAGATCGGAACCGAATCGGCCGACGTGGTCGGCGCGCTCGTCCTCGACGGCACCCGCGTCGAGGCGGTCGCGGTGCGCAAGCGCCGGCGGGCCGACGGCGTCGGCACCGCGCTCGTCGCGGCGGCGGCCCGGCGAACCGACGGGCCGCTGACGGCGACGTTCCGACCGCAGGTTCGGCCGTTCTACGAGGCGCTCGGGTTCGAGGTGGCGGAACGCGACGAGCGACTGTTCGGGACGCTCGCGGCCGACGCGGACGCGACGCGGTGACCGCCGCGGTCAGGTTGGAGTAGACGATCAGATCACGTCAGACAGCGGCGCGACCGCGAACGGCGTCATCATCTCCTCGGGGGTCAGCCCGCCGTGCCAGCCGACGTAGCCGAGTTTCCCCGGCTCGTCGCCGCGCCAGACGGCCTTCCGACGGTGGACGAACACCACGTCGCCGCACCGGCGGCGGAAGCGGTCAGAGACCCCCCGGTCGCCGAACAGGTCCCGGTCGAGGGCCTCCTCCCGGGTGAACGCCCGTCCCTCGAAGGTCCGATCGAGGTATTCGATCACCTCCTCGGTCGTCCCCGGCCGCAGGTGGAGGTGGACGTTGCGCGCGCCGCCGACCGGCGGGAGCGGATCGCCATCCGCCGCGCGGTCGTCGCCCCCGGCGTCGTCGCCGGGGTCGTTCCCACCCTCGGGCTCCTCCGCGAACGGGTACCCGTCGGGGGCGCCCGTCTCGTAGCGGCGCATACGCTCGGTGATGAAGTCGTGCTCCCAGATGTCGATGTTGGTCTCGGGGTCGGTGTCGACGTGACCGTGGTCCGCGGTGAGCACGAACAGCGTCGAGTCGGCGACCTCGTCTGGAACGTCGGCCAACGCCGCCGAGACGGCGTCGGAGACCGATTGCAGCGTCTCCCGGTAGTGGTCGGACTCGGTGCCACTCTCGTGGGCCGCGCCGTCCACGTTCGAGAGGTACGCGTAGCAGTAGGTGCCGGGGTCGGACTCGGCCAACGCCTCTGTCAGCAGCGACCGGAAGCCGTCGAGGTCCTCGTACCCGCGGGAGTCGGCGCCGGCGAGGGCGTGTGCGGAGTAGGCCCCCGTCGCCGCCTTCGTCGGCTGGACGGTGACCGAATCGACGCCCGCCGCCGCCATCGTCTCGTATATCGACCCGCCGGCGAAGAGGTCGCCGGCGTCGACGCCGTACGCCTCGTCGGCCGGCTCGCCGGACTTCGACGCGAACGGCAGCGTCTGGACCACGCGGTCGACCTCGGGAAGGTACATATCCCAGCCGATCACGCCGTGTTCGGCGGGCGTGCGGCCGGTGTGGACGGTCGTGATCGCCGCCGCGGTCTCCGAGGGATAGACGGAGGTGAGCGGCGTCACCTCCGCGGTTTCTGCGAGGTCGTCGACCCAGTCTGGCGCGCGTCCGGCGGCGATCTCGCGGCGCCACTGTTCGTAGCCGAAGCCGTCGACGAGCACGTGACAGACGCGGTCGTAGTCGGCGTCGTCGCCGGGAGCGGTGCCGGCGAGCCCGGGCACGTCGGCGACGACGCCGTCCGGGAGCGGGTCGCCCGGGAGGTCGACGCCGAGCACCCCGCCGAGGGTGGCGGGGACGCCGGCGAAGCAGTACCGGCCGTAATCCGGGAAAAAGTAGCCGTCGCGCTCGCGGTCCGCACGCAGGCGGGCGGCCGCCTCGTCGTCGAACATGGCAACCGAAGCGGCGGCCGCGCACTCAAGTCTGTGGGTCCCGGTCGGGAGCCGGGATGGGCGCGGGACAGGGAGATCGGCACGGGACGCGGGAACGAGGAACCGAAACGGGACGCAAGAGGGCGGGAGCGAGCCTCAGACCAGCGGCTCGACCAGTTCGCGGCCGTCCGCGAGGATGGCCGCCGTGTCCGCCTCGGAGCCGGATTCGGCGTACACGCGCATCTTCGGCTCGGTGCCGGAGGGGCGCACGAGCAGCCACGAGCCGTCCGCCAGCAGGAGCTTGAAGCCGTCGACCGTCACCACGTCGGCCACCGCCTCCCCGGCGACCTCGTCGGGGATGTGATCGGCGAGGTCGTCGATGACGCGCGCCTTCTCGCTGTCGGGGCAGTCGACGCTCACCTTGTCGGCGACGATGCGACCGTGTTCGTCCTCGAGGCGCTCGACGCGGTCGTCGTACGACGCCTCGCTGGCGGCGACCGCCGCAAGCAGCGCCAGCAGGACGCCGTCCTTCTCGCGAACGTGCCCGCGCACCGAGAAGCCGCCCGACTCCTCGCCGCCCATCAGCGCGTCGTGTTCGCCCATCGCCTGCGCGACCCACTTGAACCCGACCGCGGTCTCGTACACCGCCTCGCCGTGCGCCTCGGCGATGCGGTCGATGAGGAACGTCGTCGAGACGGTGCGGATCGCGGCTCCGGAGTCGTCTTCGAGGAGGTGGTCGTACGTCGCCGCGAAGAAGAGGTTCTCGTCGAGGTGGCCGCGCTCTGGCGTGACGACCGCCAGACGGTCGGCGTCGCCGTCGTTGGCGATCCCCAGATCCGCGTCGCCCTCCCGGACGTGCGCGACGAGTTCCTCCAGGTTCTCCGCGGAGGGCTCCGGCGACCCGCCGCCGAACTCCGGATCGCGCTCACAGCGGATGCGCTCGACCGCCGCGCCCGCGGACTCGAGGAGCGCGTCGGTGACGCCGCGGCCGCTGCCGTGCATCGCGTCGTAGGCGACCGTCAGCCCCGAGAGGTCGAGCGTCCCCCCCTCGCCGGCGACGAGGTCGCGGGCGTGCTCGGCGTGGGGCGTCACGAGGTCGACGCGGTCGATCTCCCCCCCGTCACCGGTTCCGGCGGCGTCGAGGGCGGGCTCGCGGAGGTTCGCCTCGATGCGCTCGGTGACCTCGGGGAGCGCGGGCGCGCCGTCGTCGGGGATGAACTTCACGCCGTTGTA
This genomic interval carries:
- a CDS encoding metallophosphoesterase, giving the protein MLVILSDTHATDGHRLRGRTLDAVREADAVIHAGDFYREAVLDDLRREASTVYGVTGNNDDDALRERLPRDRVVGYEGATVAVRHRSRSGATGLVMFGRERDADLVVFGHSHRPEFDDSGEIPLLNPGSYAQPRGNRPAHAEVTRTDEALSGELVTPDGEAFERFSVPVRSP
- a CDS encoding cation diffusion facilitator family transporter → MAGGSRSVVIAALIANGAIAVLKFFGFLLTGSPSMLSETYHSISDTGNQVFLLIGIRSSSRKASRAHPFGYGKAQFFYAFLVSVLLFGIAGWESLKHGYEAIMHPAHGGERADVILAGVNFTELIPVDPFWINVAVLLGAILFEVYAFEKARAELNRQIDAYGWSGLREAFSKTSDVTTLTAFTEDAIALAGAVIALVGISLARFLEMPVFDAIASVLIGALLMFFAVALAWENKRLILGESLPADVEAELREAISEHDGVVHIDGFRTVFVGPGEVLVTADVSFDGDAAARGVDEDITQIEATLRDIDDRVRIIYIEPEV
- a CDS encoding replication factor C small subunit, with product MSEADDGEAESSPGREVWIEKYRPQTLEDVYGHEQIVSRLRSYIEQDDLPHLLFAGPAGVGKTTSAVAIAKTIYGDDWRTNFLELNASDQRGIDVVRDRIKNFARSSFGGHDYRIIFLDEADSLTDDAQSALRRTMEQFSDNTRFILSCNYSSKIIDPIQSRCAVFRFSPLSDEAVEAQVRDIAADQDIEITDAGLDALVYAANGDMRRAINSLQAAATTGEIVDEQAVYEITATARPEEIEAMVEDALAGDFSKSRATLDTLLTETGMAGGDIIDQLHRSVWEFGLSDREAVRLMEHIGETDFRITEGANEQVQLEALLASLALANE
- the samp2 gene encoding ubiquitin-like small modifier protein SAMP2, with the protein product MDVTCEVVGEGTETLSLADDATYADVCRAADYSPHEVTVLVDGNPVPEDAPVESSEVKVLRLIKGG
- a CDS encoding GNAT family N-acetyltransferase, which encodes MTGGDGGGDEPNRDADAGTTPDADTVPDTDVSIRAARDDETGAIRHLLDAAMLTVPANLPERVAGGDALVAVPGEIGTESADVVGALVLDGTRVEAVAVRKRRRADGVGTALVAAAARRTDGPLTATFRPQVRPFYEALGFEVAERDERLFGTLAADADATR
- a CDS encoding alkaline phosphatase family protein, which gives rise to MFDDEAAARLRADRERDGYFFPDYGRYCFAGVPATLGGVLGVDLPGDPLPDGVVADVPGLAGTAPGDDADYDRVCHVLVDGFGYEQWRREIAAGRAPDWVDDLAETAEVTPLTSVYPSETAAAITTVHTGRTPAEHGVIGWDMYLPEVDRVVQTLPFASKSGEPADEAYGVDAGDLFAGGSIYETMAAAGVDSVTVQPTKAATGAYSAHALAGADSRGYEDLDGFRSLLTEALAESDPGTYCYAYLSNVDGAAHESGTESDHYRETLQSVSDAVSAALADVPDEVADSTLFVLTADHGHVDTDPETNIDIWEHDFITERMRRYETGAPDGYPFAEEPEGGNDPGDDAGGDDRAADGDPLPPVGGARNVHLHLRPGTTEEVIEYLDRTFEGRAFTREEALDRDLFGDRGVSDRFRRRCGDVVFVHRRKAVWRGDEPGKLGYVGWHGGLTPEEMMTPFAVAPLSDVI
- a CDS encoding phosphoglucomutase/phosphomannomutase family protein, which encodes MDEISFGTDGWRATLDTFTDRRVRIVGQAVADTLAETAADRSERPVLVGYDARPTSEGFAESLAEVLAGNGFDVLLPERDCPTPLVAHAIVERDAAGALMVTASHNPPEYNGVKFIPDDGAPALPEVTERIEANLREPALDAAGTGDGGEIDRVDLVTPHAEHARDLVAGEGGTLDLSGLTVAYDAMHGSGRGVTDALLESAGAAVERIRCERDPEFGGGSPEPSAENLEELVAHVREGDADLGIANDGDADRLAVVTPERGHLDENLFFAATYDHLLEDDSGAAIRTVSTTFLIDRIAEAHGEAVYETAVGFKWVAQAMGEHDALMGGEESGGFSVRGHVREKDGVLLALLAAVAASEASYDDRVERLEDEHGRIVADKVSVDCPDSEKARVIDDLADHIPDEVAGEAVADVVTVDGFKLLLADGSWLLVRPSGTEPKMRVYAESGSEADTAAILADGRELVEPLV